A genomic window from Sulfurospirillum diekertiae includes:
- a CDS encoding pseudouridine synthase, translated as MNKTPNDSKELFALNKPKGYLVTCSDDLGRKTVYDLLPEWAFSEGWMPIGRLDLESKGLLLFTTNNKINHALTTPQNCIKVYEIWVRGHVSDEHIAEALKGVQSPHGLLKALEVEKVGTGGAKTKLRVKIDEGKNRHIRRLFGALKDSKFGTPLKVLELKRVSIGSFNLDIKSAEWRFLSVEEEKMLITNLYM; from the coding sequence ATGAATAAAACACCAAACGATTCAAAAGAACTGTTTGCCCTCAATAAACCTAAAGGGTATCTGGTTACATGCTCGGATGATCTTGGGCGCAAAACCGTTTATGATCTTTTGCCTGAGTGGGCGTTTAGCGAGGGTTGGATGCCCATCGGACGGCTTGATCTGGAATCGAAGGGGCTTTTACTCTTTACGACCAACAACAAAATCAACCATGCATTGACCACACCTCAAAACTGCATCAAGGTCTATGAGATTTGGGTCAGAGGTCATGTGAGCGACGAGCATATCGCAGAGGCGTTAAAAGGGGTACAAAGCCCACATGGACTGCTCAAAGCGCTCGAAGTCGAAAAAGTGGGCACTGGTGGCGCTAAAACAAAACTTAGGGTCAAAATTGACGAGGGGAAAAATAGGCATATCCGAAGGCTTTTTGGAGCGCTGAAAGATTCAAAATTTGGCACACCTTTAAAAGTTTTAGAGCTAAAACGTGTCAGCATTGGGAGTTTCAACCTCGACATCAAAAGCGCTGAGTGGCGTTTTCTCTCCGTTGAAGAGGAAAAAATGCTTATTACAAACCTTTACATGTAA
- a CDS encoding DUF3465 domain-containing protein, producing MCDSGNVTKLLSDDMTGNRHQRFIVKLSSGKTLLVAHNIDIAPKVSSLTEGSFIKFCGEYESNAKGGVVHWTHHDPHNRHVNGWIEYNGHKYE from the coding sequence ATGTGCGACTCGGGAAATGTAACGAAACTCTTAAGCGATGACATGACAGGGAATCGTCATCAACGGTTTATCGTCAAATTGTCATCAGGAAAAACGCTACTCGTTGCTCACAATATTGATATAGCGCCGAAAGTATCTTCGCTTACCGAAGGTAGTTTTATAAAATTTTGTGGCGAATATGAAAGTAATGCCAAAGGTGGCGTAGTGCATTGGACACATCACGATCCACACAATCGTCATGTGAATGGTTGGATAGAATACAACGGACACAAATATGAGTAG